A part of Geothrix oryzae genomic DNA contains:
- a CDS encoding cyanophycinase, with protein MNRLLLALAFALSSSILAAGGPVPAPPAPAPKGTLVIVGGGGMPAVILEAFLQASGGRGGVVGIVPTSTSDPDGALREWKADLEQAGLTMVPLDIRTREDASDPALLDRARRCTGFWFSGGDQNLVGDKIVGTPFQQLVLARYAAGAGVGGTSAGAAIMSKVMLTGEDRNGKEALTEFGPGAYRTREGMGFLPERVVVDQHFLRRGRENRLFSLIMERRDHLGLGIDEATALVVKAGKAVVLGERAVMVFDPSDMTADGSSFWDLRIHLLRPGQAIDLATRKVYQR; from the coding sequence ATGAACCGACTTCTTCTCGCCCTCGCCTTCGCCCTGTCCAGCTCGATCCTGGCGGCCGGGGGCCCGGTCCCGGCTCCCCCGGCCCCAGCTCCCAAGGGCACCCTCGTCATCGTCGGCGGCGGCGGCATGCCCGCGGTGATCCTCGAGGCCTTCCTGCAGGCCTCCGGGGGAAGGGGTGGGGTGGTGGGCATCGTGCCGACCTCCACCAGCGATCCCGACGGCGCCCTCCGGGAGTGGAAGGCCGACCTGGAGCAGGCGGGGCTCACCATGGTCCCCCTCGACATCCGCACGCGGGAGGATGCCTCGGATCCGGCCCTCCTCGACCGCGCCCGGCGCTGCACCGGCTTCTGGTTCTCAGGGGGGGACCAGAACCTCGTGGGCGACAAGATCGTGGGCACCCCGTTCCAGCAGCTCGTGCTCGCCCGCTATGCGGCCGGGGCCGGCGTGGGCGGCACCAGCGCCGGCGCCGCCATCATGTCGAAGGTGATGCTCACGGGCGAGGACCGGAACGGCAAAGAGGCCCTCACGGAATTCGGCCCCGGGGCCTACCGCACCCGGGAGGGCATGGGGTTCCTGCCGGAGCGGGTGGTCGTGGATCAGCACTTCCTGCGCCGGGGTCGGGAGAACCGCCTCTTCAGCCTCATCATGGAGCGCCGCGACCACCTGGGCCTCGGCATCGACGAGGCCACGGCCCTGGTGGTGAAGGCCGGAAAGGCCGTGGTCCTGGGCGAGCGGGCAGTGATGGTCTTCGACCCTTCGGACATGACCGCCGATGGATCCTCCTTCTGGGACCTCCGCATCCACCTCCTCCGCCCGGGACAGGCCATCGACCTGGCCACGCGCAAGGTCTACCAGCGATGA
- a CDS encoding M14 family zinc carboxypeptidase: MRSVPVLLLLALPGLAGSLQAPFPKDHRTLRRTVTYGEMVAFLERAAKPGFITVSEEGQSTQGRKLLLVRLNRGGAKARFRVFFYAQQHGDEVAGKDALLTLVRDLAERPDLLPEDVDLYLMPMLNPDGAEAHQRVNGAGADLNRDHLLLAQPETRTLHRVARRIRPHLAVDGHEFGRDGESYTAKGWEAWPIITMDAANHPLIPPYLKTSGLAAVASAAPLQEKAGHPYARYSVGGPPPDEEIRPSTPEVDDGRNGMGTLGALSFIIEAGVRHRAADPQADLGERVDGYRILYRHLLGDRAWRDRVRALSERARREPLPPFIATNVFWANLGGQTRSLPVREVATGRTVEVPTANAMTDLVVKGSVPTPRAYAIEPAAAARFIPVLEAQGLRWETLAAPRRAPGERVRLLRLEAPYDDLYQRYKDRQIVQRQSLSELDLPAGTLIVPLDQDLARRAIQVLEPCLLYGLYGYPGFRDLAVPGADLPVSRLF; the protein is encoded by the coding sequence TTGCGTTCCGTTCCGGTTCTCCTGCTGCTCGCGCTGCCGGGGCTCGCCGGGTCCCTTCAGGCGCCCTTCCCGAAAGACCACCGGACCCTGCGCCGGACGGTGACCTATGGGGAGATGGTGGCGTTTCTCGAACGCGCGGCCAAGCCGGGCTTCATCACCGTCAGCGAGGAGGGCCAGAGCACCCAGGGCCGCAAGCTCCTGCTGGTCCGGCTCAACCGGGGCGGCGCCAAGGCCCGCTTCCGGGTGTTCTTCTACGCCCAGCAGCATGGGGACGAGGTGGCGGGCAAGGACGCCCTGCTCACCCTGGTGCGCGACCTGGCCGAGCGCCCCGACCTCCTCCCGGAGGATGTGGACCTCTACCTGATGCCCATGCTCAACCCCGACGGGGCCGAAGCCCACCAGCGGGTCAACGGGGCGGGGGCAGACCTGAACCGCGACCACCTTCTCCTGGCCCAGCCCGAAACCCGCACCCTCCACCGGGTGGCGCGCCGCATCCGGCCGCACCTCGCCGTGGACGGCCACGAGTTCGGCCGGGACGGCGAAAGCTACACCGCCAAGGGCTGGGAGGCCTGGCCCATCATCACCATGGATGCGGCGAACCATCCCCTGATCCCGCCGTACCTCAAGACCTCTGGGCTGGCGGCCGTGGCCTCCGCCGCGCCCCTCCAGGAAAAGGCCGGACACCCCTACGCCCGCTACAGCGTGGGCGGGCCGCCTCCCGACGAGGAGATCCGGCCCTCCACCCCGGAGGTGGACGACGGCCGCAACGGCATGGGCACGCTGGGGGCCCTCTCCTTCATCATCGAAGCCGGCGTCCGCCACCGCGCCGCCGATCCCCAGGCCGACCTGGGCGAGCGGGTGGACGGCTACCGCATCCTCTACCGCCACCTGCTCGGCGACCGGGCCTGGCGCGACCGGGTGCGGGCGCTTTCGGAGCGGGCCCGCCGGGAGCCCCTGCCCCCCTTCATCGCCACCAATGTCTTCTGGGCCAACCTCGGCGGCCAGACCCGGTCCCTGCCGGTCCGGGAAGTGGCCACCGGCCGCACGGTGGAGGTGCCCACCGCCAACGCCATGACCGATCTCGTGGTGAAGGGCAGCGTGCCCACCCCCAGGGCCTACGCCATCGAGCCCGCGGCCGCCGCGCGCTTCATCCCGGTGCTGGAGGCCCAGGGCCTGCGCTGGGAGACCCTGGCCGCGCCCCGCCGGGCGCCGGGGGAACGGGTCCGCCTGCTCCGTCTCGAAGCACCCTACGACGACCTGTACCAGCGGTACAAGGACCGCCAGATCGTCCAGCGCCAGTCCCTTTCGGAGCTCGATCTGCCCGCGGGAACGCTCATCGTCCCCCTCGACCAGGACCTGGCCCGGCGGGCCATCCAGGTGCTCGAGCCCTGCCTGCTCTATGGCCTCTACGGCTATCCCGGCTTCCGCGACCTGGCGGTCCCCGGTGCCGACCTGCCCGTCTCCCGTCTCTTCTGA
- the iadA gene encoding beta-aspartyl-peptidase, protein MLLLIKNADVYAPEPGGRCDLLIGGGKILLMEPDIRIPRKHCEVVDARNFKAVPGFIDGHVHIMGGGGEGGFATRTPDLPLTDAIFGGVTTVVGCLGTDGYTRNMAGLLAKAKGLEEEGLSTFVYSGSYGLPLRTLMPSLEEDLLFIDKVIGAGEVALSDHRSSQPTFEAFAQVVAMARRGGMLSGKAGIVNVHLGDGARGLDFLRRILAETELAATQMWPTHINRNPRLFEEGIAYAKGGGFVDFTTSTLPSYLEDGEIPCAKALRRMLEAGVDPGQITFTSDGQGSLPDWDPSGRLQEISVGRVTSLFPAVRQAVMEEGIALETALRMVTANPARILKLRAKGRLAVGMDADLVLLDPRDLEIRTVVAKGRLLMKGGRLLAKGMFQ, encoded by the coding sequence ATGCTGCTCCTGATCAAGAATGCCGATGTCTACGCTCCGGAACCCGGAGGGCGCTGCGACCTGCTCATCGGAGGCGGGAAGATCCTGCTCATGGAGCCGGACATCCGCATCCCCAGGAAGCACTGCGAGGTGGTGGACGCCCGGAACTTCAAGGCGGTGCCGGGCTTCATCGACGGCCATGTGCACATCATGGGCGGAGGGGGCGAAGGGGGGTTCGCCACCCGGACGCCGGACCTGCCCCTCACCGACGCCATCTTTGGCGGCGTCACCACCGTGGTGGGCTGCCTGGGCACGGACGGCTACACGCGGAACATGGCGGGCCTGCTGGCCAAGGCCAAGGGGCTGGAAGAGGAGGGCCTCAGCACCTTCGTCTATTCGGGATCCTACGGCCTGCCCCTGCGCACCCTCATGCCCTCCCTCGAGGAGGATCTCCTCTTCATCGACAAGGTCATCGGCGCCGGTGAGGTGGCCCTCTCCGACCACCGCTCTAGCCAACCCACCTTCGAGGCCTTCGCCCAGGTGGTGGCCATGGCGCGACGGGGCGGCATGCTCTCCGGCAAGGCGGGCATCGTCAATGTCCACCTGGGCGACGGGGCCCGGGGCCTCGACTTCCTGCGGCGCATCCTCGCCGAGACCGAGCTGGCCGCCACCCAGATGTGGCCCACCCACATCAACCGCAACCCTCGTCTCTTCGAGGAGGGCATCGCCTACGCCAAGGGCGGCGGGTTCGTGGACTTCACCACCTCCACCCTGCCCTCGTACCTCGAGGACGGCGAGATCCCCTGCGCCAAGGCCCTGCGCCGCATGCTGGAGGCCGGCGTGGATCCCGGCCAGATCACTTTCACCTCCGACGGCCAGGGCAGCCTGCCGGACTGGGACCCCAGCGGCCGCCTGCAGGAGATCTCCGTAGGCCGGGTCACCTCCCTGTTCCCCGCCGTGCGGCAGGCCGTGATGGAGGAGGGCATCGCCCTCGAGACCGCCCTCCGCATGGTCACCGCCAATCCGGCCCGCATCCTCAAGCTCCGGGCCAAGGGGAGGCTCGCGGTCGGCATGGACGCGGACCTGGTCCTGCTCGACCCCAGGGACCTGGAGATCCGCACCGTGGTGGCCAAGGGCCGGCTCCTCATGAAGGGCGGGCGCCTCCTGGCCAAGGGGATGTTCCAGTGA
- a CDS encoding YfcC family protein produces the protein MPHTLVIVGALIVLVLILSWIVPSGEFQRIEKVLPDGGRLKVPVDGTFQRLPKTYLGLQTLFLAPIKGFLDGAGLISFLLIIGGSFAIFQETGAVEQGIKRLMVHVRRHPVLEMFFIPVLMTVFSLAGAVFGMAEELIPFIVIFIALSRALGYDSIVGTAIPFLGAAAGFACAFFNPFTVGVAQGIAGVPIYSGLAYRVGAWVVATGVVIAYVMIYATKIKRNPELSPVRDIDLARVSTAPAGSGDAWNATHILALLTFLGALVLLVWGVLKYQWYLEAIAALFLGMGILIGLISRMGPSDIAKHFVAGAKDMVGVVFIVACARALLVIANDARIMDTLLLYGSTAIRVLPAALTAQVMFLVQCVINFFIHSGTSQAALTMPVLAPLSDLVGITRQTCVYSFALSELINPILPTSAVTMGVLGAAKIPWERWARWFLPLMLILVVLAFLLLVPPTLLFHWGPV, from the coding sequence ATGCCCCACACCCTCGTGATCGTGGGGGCCCTCATCGTGCTGGTGCTGATCCTCTCCTGGATCGTGCCCTCGGGCGAATTCCAGCGCATCGAGAAGGTGCTGCCGGACGGCGGCCGCCTGAAGGTGCCCGTGGATGGCACCTTCCAGCGGCTCCCCAAGACCTACCTGGGCCTGCAGACCCTCTTCCTCGCCCCCATCAAGGGCTTCCTGGACGGCGCGGGGCTGATCTCCTTCCTGCTCATCATCGGGGGCAGCTTCGCCATCTTCCAGGAGACCGGCGCCGTGGAGCAGGGCATCAAGCGGCTCATGGTCCATGTGCGGCGCCACCCGGTGCTCGAGATGTTCTTCATCCCGGTGCTGATGACCGTGTTCTCGCTGGCTGGGGCCGTGTTCGGCATGGCGGAGGAGCTGATCCCCTTCATCGTCATCTTCATCGCGCTCTCCCGCGCGCTGGGCTACGACTCCATCGTCGGCACCGCCATCCCCTTCCTGGGGGCCGCGGCGGGCTTCGCCTGCGCCTTCTTCAACCCCTTCACCGTGGGGGTGGCCCAGGGCATCGCGGGGGTTCCCATCTACTCGGGCCTGGCCTACCGGGTGGGGGCCTGGGTGGTGGCGACCGGCGTGGTCATCGCCTATGTGATGATCTACGCCACCAAGATCAAGCGGAACCCGGAGCTGAGCCCGGTGCGCGACATCGACCTGGCCCGCGTCTCCACCGCCCCCGCGGGAAGTGGGGACGCCTGGAACGCCACCCACATCCTCGCCCTCCTCACCTTCCTCGGCGCCCTGGTCCTGCTGGTCTGGGGTGTCTTGAAATACCAGTGGTACCTGGAGGCCATCGCGGCCCTGTTCCTGGGCATGGGCATCCTCATCGGGCTCATCAGCCGCATGGGACCCAGCGACATCGCGAAGCACTTCGTGGCCGGGGCCAAGGACATGGTGGGCGTGGTGTTCATCGTGGCCTGCGCCCGGGCCCTGCTGGTCATCGCCAACGACGCGCGGATCATGGACACCCTGCTGCTCTACGGCTCCACTGCCATCCGCGTGCTGCCCGCCGCCCTCACCGCCCAGGTGATGTTCCTGGTGCAGTGCGTCATCAACTTCTTCATCCACTCCGGCACCTCGCAGGCCGCCCTCACCATGCCCGTGCTGGCCCCCCTGTCGGACCTCGTGGGCATCACGCGCCAGACCTGCGTGTACAGCTTCGCCCTGTCCGAGCTCATCAACCCGATCCTGCCCACCAGCGCCGTGACCATGGGGGTGCTGGGCGCCGCGAAGATCCCCTGGGAACGGTGGGCCCGCTGGTTCCTGCCCCTCATGCTCATCCTCGTGGTGCTCGCCTTCCTGCTGCTGGTGCCGCCCACCCTGCTGTTCCACTGGGGCCCCGTGTGA
- a CDS encoding M20/M25/M40 family metallo-hydrolase, giving the protein MRRSLALLALLGSALLAQGPEGDFVRARRPEPLPPGLQAAVDDLDASRLTRHMAFLTDPRREGRGLGTRGLEATARYLASQLKAAGIPPAGASYFQTVPLREVRPEPGAVHLVLHSPAASRTLVFQGGQAAVLPPTEPGTLEGSLVFAGYGIQEPALGHDDFRGLEVRGKVVVFRAGCPPGAAWQKPELTAKYASERPADRYDSRLALLEKLGARAAIALEEDLERRLAEGQEPARPYFLAEPGAPAPGEPPLARVALTAELRALLAPGLQGTATLVTRGRVRTFRSFNVLGKLPGSDPALRPEAVVLGAHMDHLGLQDGRLHPGADDNASGVAALLELARSIAARPVRPRRTLLFAFWTGEEEGKFGSGHYTRHPAWPLARTKAYLNLDMIAHPWTPAELDALAAGSGLKDPRAFFDGLDPAHFAEPGLSPGPGDLGPVLARAGRGMGMSLHLDWTDGRSGGSDYRDFARLGVPFVRFFGSYFPGYHQPSDTLDRLDPGQVRRMGRLVLATAWLLADRP; this is encoded by the coding sequence GTGAGGCGTTCCCTCGCCCTTCTCGCCCTGCTGGGGAGTGCCCTCCTCGCCCAGGGCCCGGAGGGGGACTTCGTCCGCGCCCGGCGTCCCGAGCCCCTGCCCCCCGGCCTTCAAGCCGCGGTGGACGATCTGGATGCGTCCCGCCTCACCCGGCACATGGCCTTCCTCACAGATCCCCGGCGGGAGGGCCGCGGCCTCGGCACCCGGGGCCTGGAGGCCACCGCCCGCTACCTCGCGAGCCAGCTGAAGGCGGCGGGCATCCCTCCCGCAGGGGCCTCCTACTTCCAGACCGTGCCCCTGCGCGAGGTGCGGCCGGAACCCGGCGCCGTGCACCTGGTCCTTCATTCCCCGGCGGCTTCCAGAACCTTGGTCTTCCAGGGCGGCCAGGCGGCCGTGCTGCCGCCTACGGAGCCCGGCACGCTCGAGGGCTCCCTGGTCTTCGCCGGCTACGGCATCCAGGAACCCGCCCTGGGTCATGACGACTTCCGGGGCCTCGAGGTGCGGGGCAAGGTGGTGGTCTTCCGGGCCGGCTGCCCGCCCGGCGCGGCCTGGCAGAAGCCGGAGCTCACGGCGAAGTACGCCTCCGAGCGGCCGGCGGATCGCTACGACAGCCGGCTGGCCCTGCTGGAGAAGCTGGGCGCCCGGGCCGCCATCGCCCTGGAGGAAGATCTGGAGCGCCGGCTGGCCGAAGGCCAGGAACCCGCCCGGCCCTACTTCCTCGCGGAGCCTGGTGCCCCGGCTCCCGGCGAACCGCCCCTGGCGCGGGTGGCGCTGACGGCGGAGCTCCGCGCCCTCCTCGCCCCCGGCCTCCAAGGCACGGCCACCCTCGTCACGCGCGGCCGGGTCCGGACCTTCCGATCCTTCAATGTGCTCGGGAAGCTCCCCGGATCGGACCCGGCGCTGCGCCCGGAGGCCGTCGTCCTGGGTGCCCACATGGACCACCTCGGCCTGCAGGACGGCCGGCTGCATCCCGGCGCGGACGACAATGCCTCGGGCGTGGCGGCCCTGCTGGAGCTGGCCCGGTCCATCGCCGCGCGGCCGGTGCGGCCCCGGCGCACCCTCCTGTTCGCCTTCTGGACCGGCGAGGAGGAGGGCAAGTTCGGGTCGGGCCACTACACCCGCCACCCCGCGTGGCCGCTGGCCCGGACGAAGGCCTACCTGAACCTGGACATGATCGCCCACCCCTGGACGCCGGCGGAGCTCGACGCCCTGGCTGCCGGGTCGGGACTGAAGGATCCCAGGGCCTTCTTCGATGGGCTCGATCCCGCCCACTTCGCGGAGCCGGGCCTCTCCCCGGGACCTGGGGACCTGGGCCCGGTGCTCGCCCGGGCCGGCCGCGGCATGGGCATGTCGCTGCACCTGGACTGGACGGACGGCCGCAGCGGCGGCAGCGACTACCGCGACTTCGCCCGCCTCGGCGTGCCCTTCGTCCGTTTCTTCGGGAGCTACTTTCCCGGCTACCACCAGCCCTCGGACACCCTGGATCGCCTGGATCCCGGGCAGGTGCGCCGCATGGGCCGGCTGGTCCTGGCCACGGCCTGGCTGCTGGCGGACCGTCCGTGA
- a CDS encoding DUF2239 family protein: MDDRLLTPCTAFDGPRRITAGPLRSVALRVKTHLETHATGSVLVFDDETGRVVDLDTRGTPEEVVARLSPVAPPQPGEPRGRGRPKLGVVAREVTLLPRHWDWLNAQPGGASVTLRKLVEEARRIGGAGEGKRQAQDRAYRFMSALGGDEPGYEEALRALYAADRAAFLAHTQAWPVDVRDHARALAQPAFPEGTSNP; encoded by the coding sequence ATGGACGATCGGCTCCTGACCCCTTGCACTGCCTTCGACGGCCCCCGCCGGATAACCGCCGGGCCTTTGCGGAGCGTGGCCTTGCGGGTGAAGACGCACCTGGAGACCCATGCCACGGGATCGGTCCTGGTGTTCGATGACGAGACCGGCCGCGTGGTGGACCTGGATACCCGGGGAACGCCCGAGGAGGTGGTGGCGCGCCTGTCCCCGGTCGCACCGCCCCAGCCCGGCGAACCGCGTGGACGGGGACGGCCGAAGCTCGGTGTCGTGGCCCGCGAGGTCACCCTGCTCCCCCGGCACTGGGACTGGCTGAACGCCCAGCCCGGAGGCGCTTCGGTCACCTTGCGGAAGCTGGTGGAAGAGGCGCGCCGGATCGGCGGTGCCGGCGAAGGCAAACGCCAGGCCCAGGACCGCGCCTACCGGTTCATGTCGGCGCTGGGAGGGGACGAACCGGGCTATGAAGAGGCGCTCCGCGCCCTGTACGCCGCGGACCGGGCCGCCTTCCTGGCGCACACGCAGGCCTGGCCGGTGGATGTGCGGGACCACGCACGCGCGCTGGCCCAGCCGGCATTCCCTGAGGGCACCTCCAACCCATGA
- a CDS encoding GIY-YIG nuclease family protein, with translation MSETFDRKAALRAYKARRPRPGIYAVRHLETGRAWADASPNLDTTRNGLWLRLQQGRHLDRDLQAAWNRWGEAAFDYVILEALEEEMSPLVLKETLKAKRAEWIALLAATGEEPLREGRPPHTTPC, from the coding sequence ATGAGCGAAACCTTCGATCGGAAAGCGGCGCTCCGCGCCTACAAGGCCCGCAGGCCCCGCCCGGGCATCTACGCGGTGCGCCACCTGGAGACGGGCCGGGCCTGGGCCGACGCGAGCCCGAACCTCGACACCACCCGGAACGGCCTGTGGCTCCGGCTCCAGCAGGGGCGCCACCTGGACCGGGACCTGCAGGCGGCGTGGAACCGATGGGGCGAGGCCGCCTTCGACTATGTGATCCTCGAGGCCCTCGAAGAGGAGATGAGCCCCCTGGTGCTCAAGGAGACCCTCAAGGCCAAGCGGGCTGAATGGATCGCCCTCCTGGCCGCGACTGGCGAAGAACCCCTCAGGGAAGGTCGACCTCCGCATACCACCCCTTGCTGA
- a CDS encoding CapA family protein: MARTGISHRNRPLAAALLALAAGAGAREGLAQTAPPPAVAKDDPRSVYQRRIQPREPAERIDWPGRIGELLKEEPGDLVITAVGDMIFNQPISHLADPDRAGLFRLMQEADLAYGNMEFSLNDRPDLQRPFYNFRAGRDFRWELARTGINLVSMANNHALDFGPEGLRECLQALDHANITHAGAGTTLAEARAPGRTEVAGHKTSVALLSYMRYWTAKYRTKDPSGPSLATIDPAVILVAKDGKVEKAEGPLESDVKAMEDDVLLAKRRSDVLLVSLHNHDVTHHRAYGIQDRTPPNEEIMFRRAIEAGADFVIGTGPHVLRGIEIHKGRPIFYSLGDFIYQYRTPDRIPVDLIHQRDIEMPKVPNGSVWDRRDSREVMETVMVRLTLSLGKLKRIQLLPITIDDEGPLYGVPKLAGTRRGGEIIALMQRLSEPYGTKIVSKGWYAEVDLP, from the coding sequence ATGGCCAGGACGGGCATCTCCCATCGGAACCGGCCCCTGGCCGCCGCGCTGCTGGCGCTGGCTGCCGGTGCGGGCGCCCGTGAGGGGTTGGCGCAGACGGCTCCGCCCCCGGCGGTGGCCAAGGACGATCCCCGCTCCGTGTATCAGCGCCGCATCCAGCCGAGGGAACCCGCCGAGCGGATCGACTGGCCGGGGCGGATCGGGGAGCTCCTGAAGGAGGAACCGGGTGACCTGGTCATCACGGCGGTGGGCGACATGATCTTCAACCAGCCCATCAGCCACCTCGCCGATCCCGATCGCGCGGGCCTCTTCCGCCTCATGCAGGAGGCCGACCTCGCCTACGGGAACATGGAGTTCTCGCTCAACGACCGGCCGGATCTCCAGCGTCCCTTCTACAACTTCAGGGCGGGGCGGGACTTCCGCTGGGAGCTGGCGCGCACGGGCATCAACCTCGTGAGCATGGCCAACAACCACGCGCTGGATTTCGGCCCCGAAGGGTTGAGGGAATGCCTGCAGGCCCTGGATCACGCCAACATCACGCACGCCGGCGCGGGCACCACGCTGGCGGAGGCCCGCGCGCCGGGCCGGACGGAAGTGGCCGGGCACAAGACCTCCGTCGCCCTGCTCTCCTACATGCGGTACTGGACCGCCAAGTACCGGACCAAGGACCCCAGCGGTCCCTCCCTGGCGACCATCGATCCGGCCGTGATCCTGGTGGCGAAGGACGGCAAGGTGGAGAAGGCGGAAGGCCCGCTGGAATCGGATGTGAAGGCCATGGAGGACGATGTGCTCCTGGCCAAGCGCCGGTCGGATGTCCTGCTGGTGTCCCTCCACAACCACGATGTGACCCACCATCGCGCCTACGGCATCCAGGACCGGACGCCGCCCAACGAGGAGATCATGTTCCGCCGCGCCATCGAGGCCGGGGCGGACTTCGTGATCGGTACGGGCCCCCATGTGCTCCGGGGCATCGAGATCCACAAGGGGAGGCCCATCTTCTACAGCCTCGGCGACTTCATCTACCAGTACCGCACCCCGGACCGGATCCCCGTGGACCTCATCCACCAGCGCGACATCGAGATGCCCAAGGTGCCCAACGGCTCCGTGTGGGACCGGCGCGACTCCCGCGAGGTCATGGAGACCGTGATGGTCCGCCTGACCCTGAGCCTGGGCAAGCTGAAGCGGATCCAGCTCCTGCCCATCACCATCGACGACGAGGGCCCCCTCTACGGCGTGCCGAAGCTGGCGGGCACCAGGCGGGGCGGCGAGATCATCGCCCTGATGCAGAGACTGTCCGAACCCTACGGGACGAAGATCGTCAGCAAGGGGTGGTATGCGGAGGTCGACCTTCCCTGA
- a CDS encoding methyltransferase domain-containing protein, translating into MTTHPDDWNRLYQDEGRPGWDMDGATPLVAELLDLALPRGLKAGGEIVVPGCGYGHDAAELEARGFAVTGLDFAPLAIQGARQRYGDRVAWSLADWFTTHLGPWHAIFDHTCFVAMDPARRPAYVDACAAHLNPNGLWLAVLFHDVKGRPGPPHAIAMEDMRRLAEARFEVLHLAEAASSHPRRAGREFLLVARRRSE; encoded by the coding sequence ATGACCACCCACCCGGACGACTGGAACCGCCTCTACCAGGACGAGGGACGCCCCGGCTGGGACATGGATGGGGCCACGCCCCTGGTGGCGGAGCTGCTGGACCTGGCTCTCCCCCGGGGCCTGAAGGCGGGTGGAGAGATCGTGGTGCCCGGGTGCGGCTACGGCCACGATGCGGCCGAGCTGGAGGCCCGCGGCTTCGCCGTCACGGGACTCGATTTCGCCCCCTTGGCCATCCAGGGCGCCAGGCAGCGCTACGGCGACCGCGTGGCCTGGTCCCTGGCGGACTGGTTCACGACCCATCTCGGCCCCTGGCACGCGATCTTCGACCACACCTGCTTCGTGGCCATGGATCCCGCGCGGCGGCCCGCCTATGTGGATGCCTGCGCGGCGCACCTGAACCCGAACGGCCTGTGGCTGGCCGTGCTTTTCCACGATGTGAAGGGTCGGCCGGGCCCGCCTCACGCCATCGCCATGGAGGACATGCGGCGCCTCGCCGAAGCCCGCTTCGAGGTGCTGCACCTGGCGGAGGCCGCTTCCAGCCACCCGCGCCGGGCGGGCCGGGAGTTCTTGCTGGTGGCAAGACGCCGGTCGGAATGA